A single window of Rana temporaria chromosome 1, aRanTem1.1, whole genome shotgun sequence DNA harbors:
- the PLIN2 gene encoding perilipin-2 isoform X1, with the protein MAEVVEQQQEQQNVVVRFINLPLVSSTYDIVSSVYVNTKDAHPYLKSVCGVAEKSAKTITTVAVNGAMPIIHRLEPQIAMANNLACFGLDKIEERLPILYQPSDKIIANASEAVVGAKDAVINGITGVVDKTRGAVFGSVEMTKAVVNGSINTVLGSNAVRKMSSGVDTALAKSETLLEQYLPPTDEELAKEAAKTEGFEVSTLNASYYVRLGSLSTKARKRAYQQALTKFRDAKCRSQEAIAQLNTTVDLIEFARKNMNDANQRVHDAPGQLYNKWVAWTKSTEQNPCADSESTEQIESRTLTIARNLTHQLQTTCLSLVSSVKGLPQNVQNKAQNVSAMAAEVYQNFLSASSFKDLSDSLINTSREKFTNMKDSMDDVMDFLVNNTPLNWLVPDFSISDLSSETEGDPEMLVAEEEEMQDFSRINGCVRNGE; encoded by the exons ATGGCTGAAGTAGTGGAACAGCAACAAGAGCAACAG AATGTCGTGGTTAGGTTTATTAACCTTCCCTTGGTGAGCTCAACCTATGATATAGTGTCTTCCGTTTATGTGAACACTAAAGATGCCCATCCTTACCTGAAATCTGTTTGCGGCGTGGCAGAGAAGAGTGCGAAGACCATTACTACAGTGGCTGTTAATGGAGCTATGCCAATAATACACAGACTGGAACCTCAGA TTGCCATGGCAAACAACCTTGCTTGTTTTGGACTTGATAAGATTGAAGAGAGGCTGCCTATTTTGTATCAGCCTAGTGACAAG attATTGCTAATGCCTCTGAGGCTGTTGTTGGTGCCAAAGATGCTGTGATTAATGGCATAACAGGAGTGGTTGATAAGACCAGGGGAGCTGTCTTTGGCAGTGTGGAGATGACCAAGGCTGTTGTGAATGGAAGTATTAACACTGTGCTTGGGAGTAATGCAGTGCGCAAGATGAGCAGTGGTGTTgatactgcacttgcaaagtccgAGACTCTTCTGGAACAATATCTGCCACCAACTGATGAGGAGCTAG CAAAGGAGGCTGCAAAAACAGAGGGATTTGAGGTATCAACATTGAATGCAAGCTACTATGTTCGCTTGGGATCACTCTCTACAAAGGCCCGCAAACGTGCTTACCAACAGGCTTTGACAAAATTCAGAGATGCTAAATGCAGAAGCCAGGAGGCTATTGCTCAGCTAAATACCACTGTTGACCTG ATTGAATTTGCCAGAAAGAACATGAATGATGCCAATCAAAGGGTACATGATGCACCGGGACAGCTGTACAATAAATGGGTGGCATGGACAAAAAGCACAGAACAGAATCCTTGTGCAGACTCTGAAAGCACTGAG CAAATTGAATCCCGCACTCTGACCATCGCACGGAATCTGACCCATCAACTGCAAACTACATGTCTTTCTCTGGTGTCCAGTGTCAAAGGCCTTCCACAAAACGTCCAGAACAAAGCTCAGAATGTTAGTGCCATGGCTGCAGAAGTCTACCAGAATTTTCTCTCCGCCTCCTCTTTCAAAGATCTCTCAGACAGCTTGATAAATACCAGCAGAGAGAAGTTCACAAATATGAAGGATTCCATGGATGATGTGATGGACTTTTTGGTTAACAACACTCCTCTAAACTGGCTG
- the PLIN2 gene encoding perilipin-2 isoform X2 — MAEVVEQQQEQQNVVVRFINLPLVSSTYDIVSSVYVNTKDAHPYLKSVCGVAEKSAKTITTVAVNGAMPIIHRLEPQIAMANNLACFGLDKIEERLPILYQPSDKIIANASEAVVGAKDAVINGITGVVDKTRGAVFGSVEMTKAVVNGSINTVLGSNAVRKMSSGVDTALAKSETLLEQYLPPTDEELAKEAAKTEGFEVSTLNASYYVRLGSLSTKARKRAYQQALTKFRDAKCRSQEAIAQLNTTVDLIEFARKNMNDANQRVHDAPGQLYNKWVAWTKSTEQNPCADSESTEQIESRTLTIARNLTHQLQTTCLSLVSSVKGLPQNVQNKAQNVSAMAAEVYQNFLSASSFKDLSDSLINTSREKFTNMKDSMDDVMDFLVNNTPLNWLVGPFYSLAGPRGEEEVDGAGPRGEQEADGADTTSKAE; from the exons ATGGCTGAAGTAGTGGAACAGCAACAAGAGCAACAG AATGTCGTGGTTAGGTTTATTAACCTTCCCTTGGTGAGCTCAACCTATGATATAGTGTCTTCCGTTTATGTGAACACTAAAGATGCCCATCCTTACCTGAAATCTGTTTGCGGCGTGGCAGAGAAGAGTGCGAAGACCATTACTACAGTGGCTGTTAATGGAGCTATGCCAATAATACACAGACTGGAACCTCAGA TTGCCATGGCAAACAACCTTGCTTGTTTTGGACTTGATAAGATTGAAGAGAGGCTGCCTATTTTGTATCAGCCTAGTGACAAG attATTGCTAATGCCTCTGAGGCTGTTGTTGGTGCCAAAGATGCTGTGATTAATGGCATAACAGGAGTGGTTGATAAGACCAGGGGAGCTGTCTTTGGCAGTGTGGAGATGACCAAGGCTGTTGTGAATGGAAGTATTAACACTGTGCTTGGGAGTAATGCAGTGCGCAAGATGAGCAGTGGTGTTgatactgcacttgcaaagtccgAGACTCTTCTGGAACAATATCTGCCACCAACTGATGAGGAGCTAG CAAAGGAGGCTGCAAAAACAGAGGGATTTGAGGTATCAACATTGAATGCAAGCTACTATGTTCGCTTGGGATCACTCTCTACAAAGGCCCGCAAACGTGCTTACCAACAGGCTTTGACAAAATTCAGAGATGCTAAATGCAGAAGCCAGGAGGCTATTGCTCAGCTAAATACCACTGTTGACCTG ATTGAATTTGCCAGAAAGAACATGAATGATGCCAATCAAAGGGTACATGATGCACCGGGACAGCTGTACAATAAATGGGTGGCATGGACAAAAAGCACAGAACAGAATCCTTGTGCAGACTCTGAAAGCACTGAG CAAATTGAATCCCGCACTCTGACCATCGCACGGAATCTGACCCATCAACTGCAAACTACATGTCTTTCTCTGGTGTCCAGTGTCAAAGGCCTTCCACAAAACGTCCAGAACAAAGCTCAGAATGTTAGTGCCATGGCTGCAGAAGTCTACCAGAATTTTCTCTCCGCCTCCTCTTTCAAAGATCTCTCAGACAGCTTGATAAATACCAGCAGAGAGAAGTTCACAAATATGAAGGATTCCATGGATGATGTGATGGACTTTTTGGTTAACAACACTCCTCTAAACTGGCTGGTAGGTCCCTTTTACTCATTGGCTGGTCCACGTGGGGAGGAAGAAGTTGATGGGGCTGGTCCACGTGGGGAGCAAGAAGCTGATGGGGCAGACACAACCAGCAAAGCAGAATGA